The Panicum hallii strain FIL2 chromosome 9, PHallii_v3.1, whole genome shotgun sequence genome has a window encoding:
- the LOC112877724 gene encoding phosphomevalonate kinase, peroxisomal has protein sequence MEVVASAPGKVLIAGGYLVLERPNAGLVLSTTARFYAVVRPLRDSLPADSWAWAWTDVKVASPQLSREATYKLSLKKSTLQLTSARESANPFVEQAIQFSVAAAKATITDKERKDALDKLLLQGVSITILGCNDFYSYRKQIEARGLPLTPEVLLSLPPFSSITFNSEVANGTMTGEKCKPEVAKTGLGSSAAMTTSVVAALLHYLGAIDLSCPGQSSSDGSTGRDLNLVHAIAQSAHCIAQGKIGSGFDVSAAVYGSQRYIRFSPEILSSAQATGGTCLPDVVSDIVTRRWDHENTQFSLPPLMTLLLGEPGTGGTSTPSMVGSVKRWQKSDPEKSKDTWSKLGIANSALENQLRILKKLSEQHQEAYESVVRSCSRLAYGKWTEVATNQHQEVIVRSLLGARDAFLEIRLHMREMGIAAGVQIEPESQTKLLDATMNMEGVLLAGVPGAGGFDAVFSVTLGDASNAVASAWSSVGVLPLLVRGDHRGVSLEDADPRTREVSAAVSSIQIN, from the exons ATGGAAGT GGTGGCGTCGGCGCCCGGGAAGGTGCTCATCGCTGGGGGCTACCTCGTGCTGGAGCGCCCGAACGCCGGCCTCGTCCTCAGCACCACCGCCCGATTCTACGCCGTCGTCCGCCCCCTCCGCGACAGCCTCCCCGCTGACTCCTGGGCCTGG GCATGGACGGATGTCAAAGTGGCTTCCCCTCAGCTCTCCCGGGAGGCCACATACAAGCTGTCCCTGAAGAAATCGACGCTGCAATTGACGTCTGCAAG GGAATCTGCAAACCCTTTTGTGGAGCAGGCCATACAGTTCTCCGTAGCAGCCGCTAAAGCGACCATTACTGACAAGGAGAGGAAGGATGCGCTAGATAAGCTGCTGTTGCAAG GTGTGAGCATTACGATTCTGGGTTGCAATGACTTCTATTCTTATAGAAAGCAG ATTGAAGCACGTGGTCTGCCTCTTACTCCGGAGGTATTGCTTTCATTGCCTCCATTCTCTTCAATTACATTTAACTCAGAAGTTGCTAATGGAACAATGACTGGAGAAAAATGTAAACCTGAAGTAGCCAAAACTGGACTTGGGTCATCGGCTGCCATGACCACATCAGTTGTTGCAGCTCTTCTTCACTATCTTGGTGCTATTGACCTTTCATGTCCTGGACAATCTTCCAGTGATGGTTCAACTGGACGAGATCTTAACCTGGTTCATGCTATTGCCCAAAGTGCACATTGTATAGCACAAGGGAAAATTGGAAGTGGTTTTGATGTTAGTGCTGCTGTCTATGGGAGTCAGCGCTACATAAGGTTCTCTCCAGAAATACTCTCCTCAGCTCAG GCTACAGGTGGGACTTGCTTGCCGGATGTAGTATCAGATATTGTTACACGAAGGTGGGATCATGAGAATACACAATTTTCATTGCCTCCTCTGATGACCCTT CTCCTTGGGGAACctggaactggaggaacatctaCTCCATCAATGGTTGGATCTGTGAAACGGTGGCAGAAGTCTGACCCTGAGAAATCCAAAGATACCTGGAGTAAGCTGGGAATTGCCAATTCAGCGCTGGAGAACCAACTGAGAATCTTAAAAAAACTTTCTGAACAGCACCAGGAGGCATATGAATCCGTAGTGCGGTCCTGTAGTCGTCTCGCATATGGGAAG TGGACAGAGGTGGCTACTAACCAACATCAAGAAGTAATCGTTAGATCACTGCTGGGTGCAAGGGATGCTTTCCTTGAGATCAGGCTTCATATGCGTGAGATGGGCATAGCAGCCGGTGTTCAA ATTGAGCCAGAGTCACAAACAAAACTACTAGATGCCACTATGAATATGGAGGGTGTTCTACTAGCTGGAGTCCCCGGAGCTGGTGGCTTTGATGCAGTTTTTTCAGTGACTTTGGGTGATGCAAGTAATGCTGTAGCAAGTGCCTGGAGCTCAGTTGGCGTTCTGCCACTTCTTGTTCGAGGAGACCATCGGGGTGTTTCCCTGGAAGATGCTGACCCAAGAACAAGGGAGGTGTCAGCAGCTGTATCATCCATTCAAATTAATTGA